One Dysidea avara chromosome 7, odDysAvar1.4, whole genome shotgun sequence genomic region harbors:
- the LOC136260672 gene encoding 26S proteasome non-ATPase regulatory subunit 2-like: protein MERVSEFVEALFSSSHKPERLEQLHKDLLTSDQIDIVRHQLRTIGVDNVNDLNKAPWAGLSSKWNRLPQAPADLGNLTLLYLAVYLDHEKACEWLLQHGATVYPMGEAQPSPLHWGSQYNSVNVLKCLRFYHADIYYEAVCDDGQRKTALSLASSDEVKELLLSSRFASEEIEEEYLQERLPDLLQAAMSTDTPDIDRVISMYCLRSEMRSATSSMTSVPKPLKIMIPHFENLKDSYKALTTGSLGARLMADVLSMLSMTVEEDTERQCLSYQLFGSKERVGSFGHPYVRHLCAQLPVEFATAEGGSAKLTQLMDLVQELVKYCLDHNAEAEACDLLMEIEHVELLLDYVTEDNHGRVCLYLSSCVKYVPEPEDSILLTTSLKIYRKFNHYSKALQLALQLNDLDLIREIFLSAKHDVLLMKQLAFQLGRQQVFLDLDGEDVEDQDDLVEIMANAHLNANFLALARELDIMEPKLPDDIYKAHLENTRQSSNVDSATQNLASSFVNGLINAGFVHDKLLTTDEGNKWIYKNKTYGMLSATASLGLILLWDVESGLTEIDKYLYSSEDYIKAGALLACGIVNCGVRNECDPALALLSDYVLNPSNTMRIGAIVGLGLAYAGSQREDVIEIISPALFDTNSSLEVTCQAGLACGMVAVGSCHGDLTDSLIQQLMEHAERHSSEAHLRHLALGLALLYLGKQEAAETTMAALQAVADPLGQWVRTLLQICAYAGTGDVLKIQSLLHVCSEHYANPETEEKTETTAASSTSAASSSSSTKGAAAAASTDDQSSDSKKKKAKATKSEPGSLAEPGSHQGLATIGIALLAMGEKIGMDMCLRMYNHLLQYGEPLIRRSVPLALALLSISHPQLSVIDTLSKLSHDSDSDVVHNAILAMGLVGSGTNNARLANMLRQLAQYYYKDPQSLFMVRLAQGLTHLGKGTLTLNPFHSDCSLLSHVALGGILSLLISCTDSSNTLLGNSHYLFYWLVPAIQPRMLVTLDESLSSIAVTVRVGQAVDIVGQVGKPRTITGFQTHTTPVLLAHGERAELATDEYTPLTPIIEGFVILKKNPDHQAD from the exons ATGGAAAGAGTGTCCGAGTTTGTGGAAGCGCTGTTCTCGTCTTCACATAAACCTGAGCGGCTGGAACAGTTACATAAA GACTTGTTAACTAGTGACCAAATTGACATTGTTCGTCACCAGTTGCGAACTATTGGAGTTGataatgtaaatgatttaaaTAAAGCCCCATGGGCTGGGCTGTCTAGTAAATGGAACAGGCTACCACAA GCACCAGCAGATTTAGGCAACCTGACATTGCTGTATTTAGCTGTATATCTTGACCATGAGAAAGCCTGTGAATGGCTGCTACAGCATGGAGCTACAGTGTATCCGATGGGGGAG GCCCAGCCTAGTCCCCTACACTGGGGCTCACAGTATAATAGTGTTAATGTGCTCAAATGTTTGAGGTTCTATCATGCCGACATCTACTATGAAGCTGTTTGTGATGATGGCCAG AGGAAAACAGCACTTTCATTAGCTAGTTCTGATGAAGTAAAGGAATTGCTACTTAGCAGTCGGTTTGCCTCTGAG GAGATTGAAGAAGAGTATTTACAAGAACGTTTACCAGACCTCCTTCAAGCAGCCATG TCCACTGATACTCCGGATATTGACCGTGTTATCAGTATGTACTGCTTGCGGTCTGAAATGAGGTCAGCTACTAGTTCAATGACATCAGTACCCAAACCACTGAAGATTATGATCCCTCATTTTGAGAACTTGAAGGACTCATACAAGGCACTTACCACTGGTTCCTTGGGTGCTCGGCTCATGGCAGATGTGTTGTCTATGCTCTCAATGACAGTCGAGGAGGACACTGAGAGACAGTGTTTGAGCTATCAACTGTTTGGATCTAAGGAACGAGTGGGATCTTTTGGTCACCCATATGTAAG ACATCTATGTGCACAGTTACCGGTAGAATTTGCTACAGCCGAAGGAGGCAGTGCCAAGCTAACACAATTAATGGATCTTGTCCAGGAATTAGTCAAGTACTGTTTAGACCACAATGCAGAGGCTGAAGCATGTGATCTCTTAATGGAGATAGAACATGTAGAGCTCCTTCTTGACTATGTAACTGAAGATAATCATGGTAGAGTCTGTCTGTACTTATCTAG TTGTGTTAAATATGTTCCTGAGCCAGAGGACTCCATATTGTTGACCACCAGTTTAAAAATTTACCGCAAGTTCAACCATTACTCTAAGGCACTACAACTAGCCTTACAACTGAATGATCTTGATCTCATTAGAGAGATCTTTCTTTCAGCCAAACATGATGT TTTGTTGATGAAGCAGCTGGCATTCCAGTTAGGTCGGCAGCAAGTGTTTCTTGATCTGGATGGAGAAGATGTAGAAGACCAAGATGATTTGGTAGAGATTATGGCCAATGCTCATCTTAATGCCAACTTCTTGGCTTTAGCCAGAGAG TTGGATATTATGGAGCCTAAGTTGCCAGATGACATTTACAAAGCACATTTAGAGAATACAA GACAGTCCAGTAATGTGGACTCAGCTACTCAGAATCTTGCATCATCATTTGTCAATGGTTTAATCAATGCTGGGTTTGTTCATGACAAGTTACTCACCACAGACGAAGGAAACAAGTGgatatacaaaaataaaacctATG GTATGCTTAGTGCTACTGCCTCTCTTGGTCTTATACTGCTCTGGGATGTTGAAAGTGGTTTAACGGAGATTGACAAATATCTTTACTCATCTGAAGACTATATAAAG GCTGGAGCACTTTTGGCGTGTGGTATTGTCAACTGTGGTGTTCGTAATGAGTGTGATCCAGCTCTTGCATTGCTGTCCGACTATGTGCTCAACCCGAGTAATACCATGCGTATTGGAGCTATTGTTGG ACTGGGTCTAGCATATGCAGGCTCCCAAAGAGAAGATGTCATTGAAATTATCAGCCCTGCTCTGTTTGACACTAACTCCAGCCTGGAG GTGACATGTCAAGCTGGTTTGGCATGTGGCATGGTTGCTGTGGGCAGCTGTCATGGTGACCTGACAGACAGTCTGATCCAACAACTTATGGAACATGCAGAGAGGCACTCCAGTGAGGCGCACCTTCGACACTTAGCTCTTGGGTTGGCTCTGCTCTATCTTG GGAAGCAAGAGGCTGCAGAGACTACGATGGCTGCCCTTCAAGCTGTGGCAGATCCTCTAGGCCAGTGGGTACGCACACTTTTACAGATTTGTGCTTATGCAG GTACTGGTGATGTCTTAAAAATCCAATCGCTTCTTCATGTGTGCAGTGAACATTATGCTAACCCTGAAACTGAAGAGAAAACAGAAACAACTGCTGCTAGTTCTACTTCTGctgcttcatcttcttcatctaCTAAGGGTGCTGCTGCAGCTGCTTCTACTGATGACCAGTCATCAGATAGTAAAAAGAAAAAGGCCAAAGCTACCAAGTCAGAACCTGGATCACTTGCTGAACCAGGTAGCCACCAAGGGTTGGCCACCATAGGGATTGCCCTGCTTGCTATGGGAGAGAAGATAGGCATGGACATGTGTCTAAGGATGTACAACCATCTG TTACAATATGGGGAACCATTGATACGTCGTTCAGTGCCACTGGCATTAGCTCTACTCTCCATTTCACACCCACAACTCTCAGTGATAGACACACTTAGTAAACTATCACATGATTCAGACAGTGATGTTGTCCATAATGCTATTCTTGCAATGGGCTTGGTTGGGTCAG GTACAAACAATGCTCGACTGGCAAACATGCTGCGTCAATTAGCACAATATTATTACAAGGATCCACAGTCATTGTTTATGGTGCGACTAGCACAG GGATTAACTCATTTGGGTAAAGGGACATTGACTCTGAATCCCTTCCACAGTGATTGTTCTTTACTCTCCCATGTTGCTCTTGGTGGGATCCTCAGCTTGTTAATCAGTTGTACAGACTCCAGCAATA CATTGCTAGGCAACAGCCATTACCTGTTTTACTGGTTGGTACCTGCCATCCAACCTCGAATGTTAGTCACACTGGATGAGTCACTATCCTCCATAGCAGTAACTGTACGAGTTGGACAG GCAGTTGACATAGTGGGACAAGTGGGCAAGCCACGCACCATAACAGGTTTCCAGACACATACTACTCCTGTGTTACTGGCTCATGGAGAGAGAGCTGAACTAGCCACTGATGAAT ATACACCTCTGACACCGATCATTGAAGGGTTTGTTATACTGAAGAAGAATCCTGACCATCAAGCTGACTAG
- the LOC136260684 gene encoding short coiled-coil protein B-like has product MAEGSDAISGEKLELIQRIIELQNTLHDLSQRVNSVREENSKLKSENEVLNKYIENLMTASDVFAATTNIIPKT; this is encoded by the exons ATGGCGGAAGGGAGCGATGCGATTTCCGGGGAGAAGTTAGAGTTGATACAACGAATAATAGAACTACAGAACACCCTTCATG ATTTATCACAAAGAGTGAACAGTGTCCGTGAAGAAAACAGCAAACTGAAGTCAGAAAATGAG GTATTGAACAAGTATATTGAAAATTTGATGACTGCCTCAGATGTTTTTGCTGCCACCACAAACATCATACCAAAGACATGA
- the LOC136260683 gene encoding cytochrome c oxidase assembly protein COX19-like isoform X2, translating into MNAGRKTLRPKPPDKGSFPLDHEGECKRYMVEYMQCLKQKKRDNHECREESRQYLQCRMDRGLMKVEDFSKLGFSGDGTQKQQQ; encoded by the exons ATGAATGCCGGAAGAAAGACGCTGCGTCCTAAACCGCCAGATAAAGGCAGTTTTCCTCTAGATCACGAGG GTGAATGCAAACGATACATGGTAGAGTACATGCAGTGCCTGAAACAAAAGAAACGAGATAATCACGAATGTCGAGAAGAATCTCGACAATACCTGCAGTGTCGTATGGACAG AGGTCTCATGAAGGTTGAAGACTTCAGCAAACTTGGGTTTTCTGGAGATGGAACTCAGAAGCAGCAGCAGTAG
- the LOC136260683 gene encoding cytochrome c oxidase assembly protein COX19-like isoform X1, giving the protein MNAGRKTLRPKPPDKGSFPLDHEVCSSTGECKRYMVEYMQCLKQKKRDNHECREESRQYLQCRMDRGLMKVEDFSKLGFSGDGTQKQQQ; this is encoded by the exons ATGAATGCCGGAAGAAAGACGCTGCGTCCTAAACCGCCAGATAAAGGCAGTTTTCCTCTAGATCACGAGG TTTGTTCCTCTACAGGTGAATGCAAACGATACATGGTAGAGTACATGCAGTGCCTGAAACAAAAGAAACGAGATAATCACGAATGTCGAGAAGAATCTCGACAATACCTGCAGTGTCGTATGGACAG AGGTCTCATGAAGGTTGAAGACTTCAGCAAACTTGGGTTTTCTGGAGATGGAACTCAGAAGCAGCAGCAGTAG
- the LOC136260682 gene encoding CXXC motif containing zinc binding protein-like isoform X2 — protein MVRIGLQFKATMENIYSLSPVGEDFRWYLKIRCANCGEQPDKWIYATLAESSPLKGGRGSASLVAKCKMCGRENSLDIMADSIAAYDINGAFKTIVVFDCRGLEPVDFSPRVGFQAIGEATFDDVSLTDLEWTDYDEKVNQPVSILDVEHKFIKL, from the exons ATGGTG CGTATTGGGCTGCAGTTCAAGGCTACAATGGAAAACATCTACTCGCTGTCACCAGTTGGAGAAGATTTTCGATGGTATCTGAAG ATACGGTGTGCTAATTGTGGAGAACAACCAGACAAATGGATATATGCAACATTAGCA GAGAGTAGTCCACTAAAAGGAGGGAGAGGATCGGCCAGTTTAGTTGCAAAGTGTAAGATGTGTGGCAGAGAGAACTCCCTAGATATCATGGCAGATTCTATAGCAGCCTATGACATTAATGGAGCCTTCAAGACTATTGTAGTATTTGATTGTAGAGGATTAGAACCAGTTGACTTCTCACCACGT GTTGGGTTCCAAGCAATTGGTGAAGCTACCTTTGATGATGTGAGCCTTACTGACTTG GAGTGGACTGACTATGATGAGAAAGTTAATCAGCCGGTCAGCATTTTAGATGTTGAACATAAGTTTATAAAACTATAA
- the LOC136260682 gene encoding CXXC motif containing zinc binding protein-like isoform X1, producing MVVRLVFYFLVRIGLQFKATMENIYSLSPVGEDFRWYLKIRCANCGEQPDKWIYATLAESSPLKGGRGSASLVAKCKMCGRENSLDIMADSIAAYDINGAFKTIVVFDCRGLEPVDFSPRVGFQAIGEATFDDVSLTDLEWTDYDEKVNQPVSILDVEHKFIKL from the exons ATGGTGGTAAGGCTAGTATTCTACTTCTTAGTG CGTATTGGGCTGCAGTTCAAGGCTACAATGGAAAACATCTACTCGCTGTCACCAGTTGGAGAAGATTTTCGATGGTATCTGAAG ATACGGTGTGCTAATTGTGGAGAACAACCAGACAAATGGATATATGCAACATTAGCA GAGAGTAGTCCACTAAAAGGAGGGAGAGGATCGGCCAGTTTAGTTGCAAAGTGTAAGATGTGTGGCAGAGAGAACTCCCTAGATATCATGGCAGATTCTATAGCAGCCTATGACATTAATGGAGCCTTCAAGACTATTGTAGTATTTGATTGTAGAGGATTAGAACCAGTTGACTTCTCACCACGT GTTGGGTTCCAAGCAATTGGTGAAGCTACCTTTGATGATGTGAGCCTTACTGACTTG GAGTGGACTGACTATGATGAGAAAGTTAATCAGCCGGTCAGCATTTTAGATGTTGAACATAAGTTTATAAAACTATAA
- the LOC136260679 gene encoding uncharacterized protein — protein MNCTSFSLANDAQDVFHNLSFCCKCSNDNIKDDEGSLLTLSVELARTFVALVLLVVLLLCYSTLRVLGRTIVTCTATCVLPWIVFFVLQILKSLSLIIFIGITMGSKYQHTDGTNQIGFVLVNIIQLVILMVYSLALNHEWHYRSPEYINPQTAQRNNSLRHLLWRPATIFIGQALITLALLVAVEIIFISKTNGPPIWLVYLWLIAMLIQRATVCVLGVLVCFQHSNVPSNIAKVLLILGLLFSIGDDLPNSLLSTGKFCTHEDTDESCYLNGITLYDIFQTLGILGLTFLFLFVRDQYKRVEEECKHHLLWDLERLLDVNAQPRHDLLTK, from the exons ATGAATTGTACGAGTTTTTCTCTCGCTAACGACGCTCAGGACGTCTTTCATAATTTGTCGTTTTGCTGCAAGTGTTCCA ATGATAACATTAAAGACGATGAAGGATCGTTGCTCACCTTATCAGTGGAGTTGGCGCGCACGTTTGTAGCACTGGTGTTGCTGGTGGTGTTATTATTGTGTTACAGCAC ACTAAGGGTTTTGGGTCGGACAATCGTCACCtgtacagcaacatgtgtgttACCATGGATAGTATTCTTTGTCCTTCAAATTCTCAA GTCACTGTCACTGATTATCTTTATTGGAATCACCATGGGAAGTAAATATCAACACACGGACGGCACCAATCAAATTGGTTTTGTACTTGTTAATATTATTCAACTAGTTATA ctaatgGTTTACTCTCTTGCACTGAATCACGAATGGCATTACCGATCACCTG AGTATATTAATCCTCAGACAGCACAACGTAACAATTCCCTGCGTCATCTTTTGTGGAGACCAGCAACCATTTTTATAGGACAGGCATTGATAACACTTGCACTACTAGTTGCTGTAGAAATTATATTTATAAGTAAAACAAATGG GCCACCCATATGGCTGGTGTATCTCTGGCTTATTGCAATGCTTATTCAACGAGCTACTGTGTGTGTACTGGGAGTGCTGGTGTGTTTCCAGCATTCAAATGTACCATCTAATATTGCTAAG GTTCTATTAATTCTGGGGCTACTGTTTTCAATTGGAGATGACTTGCCAAATTCTCTTTTGtcaacaggaaaattttgcacac ATGAAGATACAGATGAGTCGTGCTATCTGAACGGGATCACCCTTTATGATATATTCCAAACCCTGGGCATCTTAGGATTAacatttttgtttttgtttgtccGTGACCAGTACAAGAGAGTTGAAGAG GAGTGTAAACATCATCTTTTGTGGGACCTGGAAAGATTGCTTGATGTCAATGCCCAGCCAAGACATGACTTACTGACAAAGTAA
- the LOC136259898 gene encoding NHP2-like protein 1: MVYWRRLLDHVLTYQAVNYKQVKKGANEATKALNRGIAEFVVLTADTEPLEILLHLPLLCEDKNVPYVFVPSKTALGRACGMGRPVVACAVTVNEGSQLKPQIQSLQQSIEKLLI, from the exons ATGGTGTACTGGCGACGTTTACTCGACCACGTGTTGACCTAT CAAGCTgtcaactacaagcaagtcaaGAAGGGTGCTAATGAAGCAACTAAGGCACTCAATAGAGGAATAGCAGAGTTCGTTGTGTTAACTGCAGACACTGAGCCACTGGAGATATTACTACATTTACCATTGCTGTGTGAAGACAAGAACGTTCCATATGTGTTTGTGCCATCCAAAACTGCCTTAGGAAGAGCCTGTGGTATGGGCCGACCTGTTGTTGCCTGTGCTGTCACTGTCAATGAAGGCTCCCAATTGAAGCCCCAGATTCAATCACTTCAACAGTCAATAGAAAAACTACTAATTTAA
- the LOC136260681 gene encoding cleavage and polyadenylation specificity factor subunit 5-like, with the protein MTNLYPLSNYTFGTKDPQYEKDRTVEARFLRMRSEFETIGMRHTVEGVLLVHEHNLPHVLLLQLGPSASGVTFFKLPAGELEEGESDTEGMKRIVNNVLGRTDDVQTDWQVADIVSNWWRPNFEAPQYPYIPAHCSRPKEHKRLFLIQLPEKALFSVPRNYKLVAAPLFELFDNAAGYGPVISSLPQCLSRFNFVYM; encoded by the exons ATGACGAACCTCTATCCCTTATCCAACTACACATTCGGCACCAAAGATCCTCAGTATGAAAAGGATAGGACGGTAGAGGCTAGATTTCTGCGAATGAGGAGCGAGTTTGAGACAATTG GTATGAGACATACTGTGGAAGGCGTACTATTAGTTCACGAGCATAACTTACCACATGTATTGCTGCTACAACTAG GACCCAGTGCTTCTGGAGTAACATTCTTCAAGTTGCCAGCTGGGGAGCTGGAAGAAGGAGAAAGTGACACTGAAGGGATGAAGAGAATTGTTAATAATGTTCTTGGTCGTACAGATGATGTGCAGACTGACTGGCAAGTTGCAGATATCGTCAGTAACTGGTGGAGACCAAACTTTGAAGCACCTCAGTACCCCTACATACCAGCCCACTGCTCACGGCCCAAGGAACACAAGAGACTGTTCTTGATACAACTACCTGAGAAGGCACTTTTCTCTGTGCCAAGAAATTACAAGTTGGTGGCAGCTCCGCTGTTTGAACTATTTGACAATGCAGCTGGATATGGTCCAGTGATATCGTCATTGCCGCAGTGTCTTAGTAGATTCAACTTTGTGTACATGTAA
- the LOC136260675 gene encoding NADH dehydrogenase [ubiquinone] 1 alpha subcomplex subunit 9, mitochondrial-like translates to MAMATVRASTQTYFGNLAVLRGRLQNVRCHYSTVPIKRGAGGRSSVSGLTVTVFGATGFLGRYVVNRLGRVGSQIVVPHRGDEYYCNHLKVMGDLGQINFQPYSPRDPETVLNAMKYSNVVINLIGRDYETRNYNFHETHVEVPRLIAATANSLGITNLIHVSALNADHNSPSKFLKSKIEGEEAVRDACPSAVIVRPADMAGEEDKFLNYYSYLARLRFVPVLSEAFEIYKSPIFVVDVAKAIVNAVTDPQSAGRTYELTGSDRLLLADLINYIQQVTYRPQHIAIVPKRIYNLIAYILELNPFFPRLTRDKLIRQYISDSNSEDIPGLEDLGIKPVPLESYAIQIVRRHRQPDSYKKTLDDVKPLRKSS, encoded by the exons ATGGCTATGGCAACTGTTCGTGCCTCCACCCAGACGTACTTTG GTAATTTGGCTGTTCTGCGCGGAAGATTACAGAAT GTACGTTGTCACTACTCCACAGTACCAATAAAACGTGGAGCTGGTGGTCGTTCATCAGTTAGTGGGTTAACAGTAACAGTGTTTGGTGCGACAGGCTTTCTGGGAAGATATGTGGTTAACCGTCTGG gCCGAGTGGGTAGTCAAATTGTTGTACCTCATCGAGGAGATGAGTACTATTGTAATCATTTGAAGGTGATGGGAGATCTGGGACAGATTAACTTCCAG CCATACTCTCCGAGAGATCCTGAGACAGTTTTGAATGCTATGAAATATTCTAATGTGGTTATTAATTTGATCGGCCGAGACTATGAGACTAG GAACTACAACTTTCATGAAACTCATGTTGAGGTTCCTCGTTTGATAGCAGCAACTGCTAATTCACTTGGTATTACTAACCTCATTCATGTCTCTGCCCTAAATGCTGACCACAACTCTccttcaaaatttttaaaatctaaG ATTGAAGGTGAAGAAGCTGTGCGTGATGCTTGTCCATCAGCTGTCATAGTGCGTCCTGCTGACATGGCCGGAGAAGAAGACAAATTTCTAAATTACTATTCCT ATCTGGCAAGACTGAGGTTTGTACCAGTACTCAGTGAGGCATTCGAGATATATAAAAGTCCAATCTTT GTAGTGGATGTAGCAAAGGCAATTGTAAATGCAGTAACAGATCCACAAAGTGCTGGTAGGACTTATGAGCTAACTGG TTCTGATCGACTGCTGTTAGCAGATCTAATCAACTACATACAGCAAGTCACTTACCGCCCACAACACATTGCCATAGTACCCAAACGTATTTACAA CCTGATTGCTTATATTTTAGAACTGAACCCGTTCTTTCCAAGGCTCACCAGAGACAAGCTTATCAGA CAATACATCTCTGATTCAAATAGCGAGGATATTCCCGGATTAGAAGACTTGGGTATCAAGCCGGTGCCACTCGAGAGTTATGCTATTCAGATAGTGCGTAGACATCGTCAACCAGACAGTTACAAGAAGACACTGGATGATGTCAAGCCTCTTAGAAAGTCATCCTGA